One window of the Bacteroidota bacterium genome contains the following:
- the purD gene encoding phosphoribosylamine--glycine ligase: protein MRILVVGGGGREHALCHALAQSRHAPNLLCAPGNAGTASLAENVPVAADDVEGLVALAEARSVDLVVVGPEVPLVKGLADALGSVGIDVIGPSAAAAQLEGSKAFAKAFMDRHTIPTARSRTFTTNDYAEACAYVEAHPLPLVLKADGLAAGKGVLIPTTREEALAGLAHILRDKAFGEAGAKVVVEEFMEGEEASVFVLTDGMEYVLFAPAQDHKRVGDGDTGPNTGGMGAYAPAPVVTPTLLAQIEARIVEPTLKGMAKDGTPYRGFLYVGLMVTADGPKVVEYNCRLGDPETQVVLPLLKTDLVDLLRAQHDHLLSEIRVAMHDGAAACVVVASEGYPGPYEKGLAIAGLENGDADGDTMVYHAGTCRTDDGTLETSGGRVLGVTARGASLQDALDAAYARVGTVCFDGLQFRRDIGQKGLQRPAS from the coding sequence CCAATCTCCTCTGCGCACCGGGCAACGCCGGCACTGCTTCGCTCGCGGAAAACGTCCCCGTCGCCGCCGACGACGTCGAGGGCCTTGTCGCCCTCGCGGAAGCGCGAAGCGTGGACCTCGTCGTCGTCGGACCAGAGGTGCCCTTGGTGAAGGGGCTGGCCGATGCCCTCGGCAGCGTCGGCATCGATGTGATCGGCCCCAGTGCGGCCGCTGCACAACTCGAAGGGTCGAAAGCCTTCGCGAAGGCGTTTATGGACCGCCACACCATTCCCACGGCCCGCAGCCGCACCTTTACCACAAATGACTACGCCGAGGCCTGTGCCTATGTCGAAGCGCATCCGTTGCCACTCGTGCTAAAAGCCGACGGCCTGGCAGCGGGCAAAGGCGTCCTCATTCCCACGACGCGGGAAGAGGCGCTCGCAGGCCTCGCACACATCCTCCGCGACAAGGCGTTCGGTGAGGCCGGCGCCAAGGTCGTGGTTGAGGAGTTCATGGAGGGCGAGGAGGCGAGCGTCTTCGTCCTGACAGACGGGATGGAATACGTCCTCTTTGCACCGGCCCAAGACCACAAACGCGTCGGTGACGGCGACACCGGGCCGAACACCGGGGGCATGGGCGCCTACGCGCCTGCACCCGTCGTCACCCCCACGCTGCTCGCGCAGATCGAGGCGCGCATCGTCGAGCCGACCCTGAAAGGCATGGCGAAGGACGGTACACCGTATCGCGGCTTTCTCTACGTTGGCCTGATGGTCACCGCAGACGGCCCCAAAGTGGTCGAGTATAACTGCCGCCTCGGCGACCCAGAGACGCAGGTGGTGCTTCCGCTCCTGAAGACCGACCTCGTGGACTTGCTTCGCGCCCAGCACGACCACCTGCTCAGCGAGATCCGTGTCGCCATGCACGACGGCGCAGCGGCCTGCGTGGTCGTGGCGTCGGAGGGGTACCCTGGGCCGTACGAGAAGGGCTTGGCGATCGCTGGCCTGGAGAATGGCGATGCAGACGGGGATACGATGGTCTACCACGCAGGCACGTGCCGGACGGACGACGGGACCCTCGAAACGAGCGGCGGTCGGGTGCTCGGCGTCACGGCCCGGGGCGCGTCGCTGCAGGACGCTCTCGACGCCGCCTACGCGCGGGTCGGCACGGTGTGCTTCGACGGTCTGCAGTTTCGCCGCGACATCGGACAGAAGGGGCTGCAGCGCCCTGCTTCGTGA
- a CDS encoding DASS family sodium-coupled anion symporter, with amino-acid sequence MPRLIPSSSRLGRWLRFGRSHVRLEIAHAQRLLRTRIPGSKLRVQQAVGVLFAGAVAVGAAQFVPEALPREARLMAGIFVLAALLWTTEALPLFATALLVIALEVVLLANPGDWPGLGFTGAETPPYQTFLAPLASPIIYLFLGGFIVARAAVKEGVDASLASLVLRLFQGRPRLVMLGLMIATATFSMFMSNTATTAMMITLVGPMLVQIPKDDPVRRGLLLSVPFAANIGGMGTPVASPPNAVALGVLAESGLAISFGAWMLIAVPLGAVLLVIAWLLIQRLYPAQTAGLHLQPITSRLTGRGYVVLAVALSTIALWLAEPWHGLPTAVVALLPVVAFTSLGVLNRYDFDALQWNVLVLIAGGLALGVGMRLTGLDVALVQALPTGGATALLILTAGTLVLSTFMSNTAAANLVLPIGISLAMATGDPASGIEVALCIALVASSAMALPVSTPPNAIAYAQGELTTRDMVMAGTIVSLLALALIAGLGPFVIGYWIR; translated from the coding sequence ATGCCCCGCCTTATTCCCTCCTCCTCGCGCCTCGGGCGCTGGCTTCGATTTGGCCGCTCCCACGTGCGCCTCGAAATTGCGCATGCGCAGCGGCTGCTGCGGACTCGTATTCCGGGGTCCAAGCTGCGCGTCCAGCAAGCGGTAGGCGTGCTATTTGCGGGCGCCGTCGCCGTCGGGGCCGCACAGTTTGTGCCGGAGGCACTGCCCCGCGAAGCCCGTCTGATGGCGGGCATTTTCGTCCTAGCCGCCCTGCTGTGGACCACCGAGGCGCTGCCACTCTTCGCCACGGCTCTGCTGGTGATCGCGCTGGAAGTGGTGCTTCTGGCTAACCCAGGCGACTGGCCGGGCTTGGGTTTTACAGGAGCAGAGACACCGCCCTACCAAACATTTCTCGCCCCCCTGGCCAGCCCGATCATCTATCTGTTTCTGGGTGGCTTCATCGTGGCGAGAGCCGCCGTGAAAGAGGGGGTCGACGCCAGCCTCGCCAGCCTCGTGCTGCGGCTCTTTCAAGGCCGCCCGCGCCTGGTCATGCTCGGGCTCATGATCGCCACGGCCACGTTCTCCATGTTCATGTCCAACACGGCCACCACGGCGATGATGATCACGCTCGTCGGGCCGATGCTAGTGCAGATCCCGAAGGACGACCCGGTGCGCCGTGGCCTACTGCTCTCGGTGCCGTTCGCGGCCAACATCGGTGGCATGGGCACACCCGTTGCCTCGCCGCCGAACGCGGTGGCGCTGGGCGTCCTCGCCGAATCCGGTCTCGCCATATCGTTTGGTGCGTGGATGCTCATCGCCGTGCCCCTCGGCGCAGTGCTTCTCGTCATAGCGTGGCTGCTGATCCAGCGGCTCTATCCCGCCCAGACGGCAGGGCTTCACCTGCAACCCATCACAAGCCGGCTCACCGGCCGGGGCTATGTCGTGCTCGCGGTAGCGTTGAGCACGATCGCGCTGTGGCTCGCTGAGCCCTGGCATGGGCTGCCTACCGCCGTGGTCGCACTCCTCCCGGTGGTCGCGTTCACTTCGCTCGGCGTTCTCAACCGGTACGACTTCGACGCCTTGCAATGGAACGTGCTGGTCCTCATCGCAGGCGGTCTTGCCTTAGGTGTCGGCATGCGGCTCACGGGTCTGGACGTAGCCCTCGTGCAAGCGCTGCCTACGGGCGGAGCCACTGCGCTACTGATCCTGACTGCGGGCACTCTCGTCCTGAGCACGTTCATGTCCAACACCGCCGCGGCCAACCTCGTGCTCCCTATCGGTATCTCACTGGCGATGGCGACGGGCGACCCGGCGTCGGGCATCGAAGTGGCCCTGTGCATCGCACTGGTTGCCTCTTCGGCCATGGCGCTTCCTGTCAGCACGCCGCCCAATGCGATCGCCTACGCCCAGGGCGAACTGACGACCCGCGACATGGTGATGGCAGGCACGATCGTGAGCCTGCTCGCACTGGCGCTGATCGCGGGACTCGGACCGTTCGTGATTGGATACTGGATTCGCTAG
- a CDS encoding NHL repeat-containing protein: MTRIATFQDATSLSADPAGRLYVVDAATATVTVLDAAGTVLTTHGGPGSGDYGFFEPADLDPTNGLAFFVADLGNQRVQRFERDFRLVRSIPVELPGDDGPSERVEDPIPGDPSAVALSPTGDLYILDARSRTVLTLDQERRFERTLGGLRAPVDLSVGDDGTLYVADRGRSRLVVFDTYGFRLRTIDLPVPPEAVAYVQGRLLVAGADRVVLISSDGDVLATARPDPMPLVGATLVGTTLYVLTAQALYRLPSAFGRPD, translated from the coding sequence ATGACTCGAATCGCCACGTTTCAAGACGCGACCTCGCTGAGTGCAGACCCAGCAGGGCGGCTCTACGTGGTCGATGCTGCGACGGCTACCGTGACGGTGCTCGACGCTGCTGGCACGGTCCTGACCACCCACGGCGGGCCCGGTAGTGGCGACTACGGCTTTTTCGAACCGGCCGATCTCGACCCGACGAACGGGCTCGCGTTCTTCGTGGCGGACCTCGGCAACCAGCGCGTGCAGCGTTTCGAGCGCGACTTCCGGCTCGTCCGGTCGATCCCCGTCGAACTCCCAGGCGACGACGGGCCGTCCGAGCGGGTCGAGGATCCCATTCCGGGCGACCCGTCCGCCGTTGCGTTGAGCCCCACGGGCGACCTCTACATCCTCGACGCGCGTAGCCGGACCGTGCTCACCCTCGACCAGGAACGTCGCTTCGAGCGGACGCTCGGGGGTCTCCGCGCCCCGGTCGACCTCTCCGTTGGCGACGACGGGACGCTCTACGTCGCGGACCGCGGGCGCAGCCGGCTGGTTGTCTTCGACACCTATGGCTTCCGCTTGCGCACCATCGACCTCCCCGTGCCTCCCGAAGCGGTCGCGTATGTGCAAGGCCGCCTCCTCGTTGCAGGAGCCGACCGCGTCGTGCTCATCTCCAGCGACGGCGATGTGCTCGCGACGGCCAGGCCTGACCCGATGCCGCTCGTCGGCGCGACGCTCGTGGGGACGACGCTCTACGTTCTGACTGCGCAGGCGCTGTACCGGCTTCCGAGTGCGTTCGGTCGTCCCGACTAG
- a CDS encoding reprolysin-like metallopeptidase codes for MTRLCTLLLALFAVPAFAQPTLWVEAPASEAPIRADLTDYRTVRIDVAAMNTALADQATSRAPFTMRLPMPEGGAHEVTMTEAPVLAPGLQARYPEIRTYVVQGPANGRLSLTPEGLSGLLYDAAGTLVIEPLAAPVTRQAQHHAVFRPSAMRIPDIVMQSITDDVLLVDNVPPKASPRNAASFGETLRTYRLAVTVRGEYTQRRARGSASRALAFIAASVNRVNAIFERDMAIRFELVENNDLLVYDDPDTDPYTTTGGELLDQAQTNIDAIIGDENYDLGHLISFDEGGGLADLGVICVSGLKSFGYSGVGNETTPFDLLVFPHELGHQLGAPHAFVQPSSDFDPAFFGVEPGPGYTIMSYPHFATYRRVDEQVGYHFHGASIEFMNRYVRGPQGDCGTETPIDNDIPVVTAETVVTIPPGAFLTLESEASDNSSTTLTYAWEQLDTYGNGTGAIPLVRAFDPNPSSSRIVPDFDRFLINRPLRDEEPLEAGITYRFQVTVRDNLGGGGAQSVAQTSVRVIDSDELFEITSVGEDVVYAPGEPVEVTWNVAGSDDAEAGAATVDVMVSTDNGETWEPVAENVANDGTETVTMPLTPTDEGRLMVRAVGAPFFTATAETFEISGVVSAEDGATPETITVSSVWPNPTASEARVQVRLTEPTSVRATVYDALGRTVTVVENRSAFGTITMPFDMSGLSAGVYLVRVESEAFVETRRFVVAR; via the coding sequence ATGACTCGACTCTGTACGCTTCTCCTCGCTCTTTTTGCCGTCCCCGCTTTCGCTCAGCCGACGCTGTGGGTCGAAGCGCCCGCCTCCGAGGCTCCCATCCGTGCCGATCTGACGGACTATCGGACGGTGCGCATCGACGTCGCCGCGATGAACACGGCGTTGGCCGACCAGGCCACCTCCCGTGCCCCCTTCACGATGCGGCTCCCCATGCCGGAAGGAGGTGCCCACGAGGTCACGATGACGGAGGCGCCCGTGCTTGCCCCAGGCCTGCAAGCGCGCTACCCAGAGATTCGTACCTACGTGGTCCAAGGACCCGCAAACGGCCGCCTCTCGCTCACGCCTGAGGGGCTCTCGGGTTTGCTGTACGACGCGGCGGGCACCCTCGTCATCGAGCCCCTTGCCGCGCCAGTCACGCGGCAGGCACAGCACCACGCGGTCTTCCGCCCCTCCGCGATGCGGATTCCAGACATCGTCATGCAGTCGATCACCGACGATGTGCTCTTGGTTGACAACGTGCCCCCGAAGGCGTCGCCCCGAAACGCTGCGTCCTTTGGCGAGACGCTGCGTACATACCGCCTCGCTGTGACCGTGCGTGGTGAGTACACGCAGCGGCGTGCCCGGGGCAGCGCCTCGCGCGCCCTCGCGTTCATCGCCGCGAGCGTTAACCGTGTCAACGCCATCTTCGAGCGCGACATGGCCATCCGGTTTGAGCTCGTCGAGAACAATGACCTCCTCGTCTACGACGACCCGGACACGGACCCGTACACCACGACCGGAGGCGAGTTGCTCGACCAGGCGCAGACCAACATCGATGCCATCATCGGCGACGAGAACTACGACCTCGGGCACCTCATTTCCTTCGACGAAGGCGGCGGCCTCGCTGATCTCGGGGTCATATGCGTATCGGGCTTGAAGTCCTTCGGCTACTCGGGCGTGGGCAACGAGACGACCCCATTCGATCTGCTCGTCTTCCCGCACGAACTCGGGCATCAGCTCGGCGCGCCGCATGCGTTCGTGCAGCCGTCCTCCGACTTCGACCCCGCATTCTTCGGCGTAGAGCCTGGCCCCGGCTACACCATCATGTCGTATCCCCACTTCGCGACCTACCGCCGCGTGGATGAGCAAGTAGGCTACCACTTCCACGGTGCCTCCATCGAATTCATGAATCGCTACGTTCGCGGCCCCCAGGGAGACTGTGGCACCGAGACACCCATCGACAACGACATACCCGTGGTGACGGCGGAGACCGTGGTCACGATCCCACCGGGCGCGTTTCTCACGCTCGAAAGCGAGGCCAGCGACAATTCGAGCACGACGCTCACCTACGCCTGGGAGCAGCTGGACACCTATGGCAACGGTACGGGGGCCATCCCACTCGTCCGCGCCTTTGACCCAAACCCGTCTTCGTCCCGGATCGTCCCCGACTTCGACCGCTTCCTGATCAACCGTCCCCTCCGGGACGAAGAGCCGCTCGAAGCTGGGATTACGTATCGGTTCCAGGTCACCGTACGCGATAACCTTGGCGGGGGCGGTGCCCAATCTGTTGCCCAAACCAGCGTGCGAGTCATCGATTCCGACGAGCTCTTTGAGATTACGTCTGTAGGGGAGGACGTGGTCTATGCGCCCGGCGAGCCGGTCGAGGTCACCTGGAACGTTGCAGGCTCCGACGACGCCGAGGCTGGAGCCGCCACAGTAGACGTGATGGTCTCGACCGACAACGGCGAGACCTGGGAGCCCGTTGCTGAGAACGTCGCGAACGATGGCACCGAGACGGTGACAATGCCGCTCACGCCCACCGACGAGGGCCGCCTGATGGTACGCGCTGTCGGGGCTCCGTTCTTTACCGCCACGGCCGAGACGTTCGAGATCAGCGGCGTCGTGTCCGCCGAGGACGGCGCCACACCCGAGACAATCACCGTCTCGTCGGTGTGGCCCAACCCGACGGCCTCCGAAGCGCGGGTGCAAGTGCGCCTCACCGAGCCGACGTCCGTCCGTGCAACGGTCTACGACGCGCTCGGACGCACGGTCACGGTTGTCGAAAACAGGAGCGCCTTCGGCACGATCACGATGCCCTTCGACATGTCGGGCCTCTCTGCCGGAGTCTACCTCGTCCGGGTGGAGAGCGAGGCGTTTGTAGAAACCCGCCGCTTTGTCGTGGCGCGCTAA
- a CDS encoding glycoside hydrolase family 3 N-terminal domain-containing protein — translation MRLLLWLVLALPLLVVWPEDTGGSRDVVSQDPWPGTGAWADAVLDTLSLDAKVGQLILTDAHGRPDHLSGGHFRRLTSRVEDYGVGGLLFFRGNANDQAELTRRLQQRAAIPLLIAQDMETGAGMRTSGTTRFPNAMALGATGDPALAYAMGRGIAAESRVLGIHQNYAPVADLNTNPRNPIINVRAFGADPRAASRMVIGYAQGLQDGGVVATLKHFPGHGDTQVDSHADLPVLPFRRERLDATEWMPFREGVAAGVMSVMTGHLALPALDDRPNTPATLSKPITTGVLREELGFEGLIVTDGMNMEGVAKHYAPGEAAVRAVEAGADQLILTRDERAVKRALLAAVRSGRLAEDRIDASVRRILRMKEWLGLHQSAPPANTEPGEEAFPIPVSGTPTDAEGYPWGTRALLQRTPPRPDVDALAAPSTSLLARNARLARTIVQRALTLTRNEGDVLPLRTDQRVLVVSVSDGSRASVGRPLANRLSVVLDGEATYRFARRGASDADHAALARLAAEHDVVVLSTHLQVRNYSGRIGLPSRHQALVNRLVGTETPVVLAAFGNPYVLLGVDQPAGFLAAYDTRDYVQEAVADALVGLYPIQGSLPIDIPGLHAVGDGILVAQARLRDGTADDVGMVADSLDAVDLTMQEAVTRRVFPGAALAIGRAGVLVKQESYGRFTYGERFADPVLQRSIETDTVFDLASVTKVAATTVAAMMLVDQGRLNLDAPVAHYIPAFGAGGKDIVTVRQLLAHQGGQRVFHPFHTHGITDPDSVRAFIYADSLRYTPGQGTRYSDFDMIVLGDVIEAIGGLPFDEFLRQAVFEPLGMTSTGFRPVGFRDEAVVPTEIDRNFRSRLLQGEVHDETASILGGVAGHAGLFSTAEDLSTLAFMLANGGIAHGRRFFSEATLNTFIERVSPRGAFPMALGWMAYRPPGEGFSSAGQHFGPRSFGHTGFTGCSLWIDPDQELFVVLLTNRTWPSRGRSAINRLRASVADLAAQSVVAAPHAVEWID, via the coding sequence ATGCGCCTGCTGCTCTGGCTCGTCCTTGCACTCCCGCTGCTGGTCGTGTGGCCCGAGGACACGGGCGGCAGCCGCGACGTGGTCTCGCAGGACCCCTGGCCGGGCACCGGCGCCTGGGCCGATGCCGTGCTCGACACGCTCTCACTCGACGCGAAAGTCGGCCAGCTAATCCTCACCGACGCGCATGGGCGGCCCGATCACCTCTCCGGTGGTCACTTCCGACGGCTCACAAGCCGGGTGGAGGACTATGGCGTTGGCGGCCTGCTGTTTTTTCGAGGGAACGCCAACGATCAAGCAGAACTGACTCGCCGACTTCAGCAACGTGCGGCCATCCCGCTGCTCATCGCGCAGGACATGGAGACGGGCGCAGGCATGCGGACGAGCGGCACAACGCGCTTCCCCAACGCCATGGCCCTCGGAGCCACCGGCGACCCGGCCCTGGCCTATGCCATGGGGCGCGGCATCGCAGCCGAGTCGCGCGTGCTGGGTATCCACCAGAACTATGCGCCCGTCGCAGACCTGAACACGAACCCGCGCAATCCGATCATCAACGTGCGGGCGTTCGGCGCCGACCCACGTGCGGCTAGCCGGATGGTCATCGGCTATGCCCAGGGGTTGCAGGATGGCGGTGTCGTCGCCACGCTCAAGCATTTCCCCGGCCACGGCGACACCCAGGTCGATTCCCACGCCGACCTGCCTGTGCTCCCGTTTCGCCGAGAGCGTCTCGACGCGACCGAGTGGATGCCCTTCCGCGAGGGCGTCGCGGCTGGCGTGATGAGCGTCATGACGGGCCACCTTGCGCTCCCGGCCCTCGACGATCGACCCAACACGCCTGCCACCCTCTCGAAACCCATCACGACCGGCGTCCTCCGCGAGGAACTGGGGTTCGAAGGCCTGATCGTGACCGATGGGATGAACATGGAGGGTGTTGCCAAGCACTACGCTCCGGGCGAGGCTGCCGTCCGCGCCGTCGAAGCCGGGGCCGACCAACTCATTCTCACACGGGACGAGCGCGCCGTGAAGCGCGCCCTGCTGGCAGCGGTACGCTCAGGTCGACTCGCGGAAGACCGCATCGACGCCTCGGTCCGGCGCATTCTTCGCATGAAGGAGTGGCTCGGGTTGCATCAATCTGCACCGCCCGCCAACACAGAACCTGGTGAGGAGGCGTTTCCTATCCCCGTCTCGGGCACGCCGACCGACGCCGAAGGCTATCCATGGGGCACACGCGCTCTGCTTCAACGCACGCCCCCTCGCCCTGATGTCGATGCGCTGGCCGCACCTTCGACGTCGTTGCTCGCACGCAACGCTCGACTGGCTCGGACCATTGTACAGCGCGCGCTCACGCTCACCCGCAATGAGGGCGACGTACTCCCGCTGCGTACAGATCAGCGTGTTCTCGTTGTGTCTGTTTCGGACGGCAGCCGTGCTTCCGTCGGGCGACCGCTAGCCAACCGCCTCTCCGTCGTACTTGATGGAGAGGCCACCTACCGCTTTGCCCGGCGTGGGGCTTCAGACGCGGACCATGCGGCCCTCGCCCGGCTTGCCGCCGAGCACGATGTCGTCGTTCTCTCGACGCACTTGCAGGTGCGCAACTACAGCGGTCGCATCGGGCTGCCGTCGCGGCACCAAGCCCTCGTCAACCGGCTCGTTGGCACCGAGACGCCCGTCGTGCTCGCCGCGTTTGGCAATCCGTACGTCCTGCTCGGCGTCGACCAGCCCGCCGGGTTTTTGGCCGCCTACGACACACGAGACTATGTCCAGGAGGCGGTCGCTGATGCGCTCGTTGGCCTCTACCCGATCCAGGGCTCGCTCCCCATCGACATCCCTGGGCTGCACGCGGTCGGGGATGGCATTCTGGTGGCCCAGGCGCGCCTACGCGACGGCACCGCCGACGACGTCGGCATGGTTGCCGACTCCCTAGATGCCGTCGATCTCACGATGCAGGAAGCGGTCACCCGGCGGGTGTTTCCAGGCGCAGCGCTGGCCATTGGACGAGCTGGGGTGCTCGTAAAACAAGAGAGCTACGGGCGTTTCACGTATGGCGAGCGCTTCGCTGACCCCGTCCTCCAGCGATCGATCGAAACGGATACCGTGTTCGACCTCGCATCGGTCACCAAGGTCGCGGCCACGACGGTTGCGGCCATGATGCTCGTTGACCAAGGCCGGCTCAATCTCGACGCACCCGTGGCCCACTACATCCCGGCCTTCGGGGCCGGCGGCAAGGACATCGTGACGGTTCGCCAACTCCTCGCCCACCAGGGCGGGCAACGCGTCTTCCACCCGTTCCACACCCACGGCATCACCGACCCCGACTCGGTCCGCGCGTTCATCTACGCCGACTCGCTGCGCTATACCCCCGGCCAGGGCACGCGCTACAGCGACTTCGACATGATCGTCCTCGGCGACGTGATCGAAGCCATCGGCGGGCTGCCGTTCGACGAGTTTCTGCGCCAAGCCGTCTTCGAGCCGCTCGGCATGACCAGCACAGGCTTTCGGCCGGTAGGCTTCCGTGACGAGGCCGTCGTGCCCACCGAGATCGACCGGAATTTCCGCAGCCGCCTGCTGCAAGGCGAGGTCCACGACGAGACGGCATCGATCTTGGGCGGGGTGGCCGGGCATGCCGGGCTATTCTCGACGGCCGAGGACTTGAGTACGCTCGCGTTCATGCTCGCCAACGGAGGCATCGCGCACGGTCGCCGGTTTTTCTCCGAGGCCACGCTCAACACCTTTATCGAGCGGGTCTCGCCTCGCGGTGCGTTCCCGATGGCGCTGGGGTGGATGGCCTACCGCCCCCCTGGCGAGGGCTTTTCCTCGGCTGGGCAGCACTTTGGGCCTCGCAGCTTCGGCCATACGGGCTTCACGGGGTGCTCCCTCTGGATCGACCCAGATCAAGAGCTGTTCGTGGTCCTGCTCACGAACCGGACCTGGCCGAGCCGCGGCCGCTCGGCCATCAACCGGCTTCGGGCCAGCGTGGCCGACCTCGCTGCCCAATCGGTGGTGGCCGCCCCCCACGCCGTCGAGTGGATAGACTGA
- a CDS encoding MerR family transcriptional regulator, which produces MDQDGRTYSIGEVAKRTGVKAHTLRYWESEFDVLQPAKDDMGNRVYSEEDVALVERIQFLLYGAKYTQEGARQVLHGRLSETDTDTLPPDRASLWALRGFLVKLLQDLGDAP; this is translated from the coding sequence ATGGACCAGGACGGTCGCACGTACAGCATCGGCGAGGTTGCGAAACGCACCGGCGTGAAGGCGCACACGCTGCGCTACTGGGAGTCCGAGTTCGACGTCCTCCAGCCCGCCAAGGACGACATGGGCAACCGGGTCTACTCCGAGGAAGACGTGGCCCTCGTCGAGCGAATCCAATTCCTCCTCTACGGAGCGAAGTACACCCAAGAGGGAGCTCGGCAGGTGCTTCACGGGCGGTTGAGCGAGACCGACACCGACACCCTGCCGCCGGATCGCGCGTCCCTCTGGGCGCTGCGTGGCTTTCTGGTAAAGCTGTTGCAGGACCTCGGCGACGCGCCGTAG